A genomic region of Caulobacter vibrioides contains the following coding sequences:
- a CDS encoding spinster family MFS transporter, producing the protein MAQPATPSPVIAPVSTAYRRYALWVLLIIYTLNFLDRQVVNILAEPIKRDLGLADWQLGMMTGLAFAIFYTVLGIPIARIAETKNRPYIIGISVAAWSAFTVLCGFTQNFWQLILARIGVGVGEAGCTPPAHSLITDYVPKEKRASAIAFYSIGTPLGTLAGMAMGGLVADAYGWRVAFMVAGAPGLVFALVAAFTLIEPRKKLAAEMAARASLQISFAAALAVLATKKTFWLVALAASIKAFIGYGHAPFTASFFFRVHGAEIAELAGMFGLKSAGFLGLALGLIGGTAGVIGAWLGGVFADRLGAKDLRAYVTVPAIASVITIPIFVVAMSLDAPMAAISLLAVNALLGTLWYGPVYATAQSIVDPALRATASAVLLLIINLIGLGLGPLVVGLLSDILAGPVGLGEAQGVRWALILSATLGLGAFGLFWAARKTIRDEMVS; encoded by the coding sequence ATGGCGCAACCCGCCACGCCGTCGCCCGTCATCGCCCCGGTGTCGACGGCCTATCGCCGTTACGCCCTGTGGGTGCTGCTGATCATCTACACCCTGAACTTCCTGGACCGGCAGGTGGTCAATATCCTGGCTGAGCCGATCAAGCGTGACCTGGGCCTGGCCGACTGGCAGCTGGGCATGATGACGGGCCTGGCCTTCGCCATCTTCTACACGGTGCTGGGCATCCCGATCGCCCGCATCGCCGAGACCAAGAACCGCCCCTACATCATCGGGATTTCGGTGGCGGCGTGGAGCGCCTTCACCGTGCTGTGCGGCTTCACCCAGAACTTCTGGCAGCTGATCCTGGCCCGTATCGGCGTGGGCGTCGGCGAGGCCGGCTGCACCCCGCCCGCGCACTCGCTGATCACCGACTATGTGCCCAAGGAGAAGCGGGCCAGCGCCATCGCCTTCTATTCGATCGGCACACCGCTGGGCACCCTGGCCGGCATGGCGATGGGCGGACTGGTGGCCGACGCCTATGGCTGGCGCGTGGCCTTCATGGTCGCCGGCGCCCCGGGACTGGTGTTCGCGCTGGTCGCCGCCTTCACGCTGATCGAGCCGCGCAAGAAGCTGGCCGCCGAAATGGCCGCCCGCGCCAGCTTGCAGATCAGCTTCGCCGCGGCGCTGGCGGTGCTGGCCACCAAGAAGACCTTCTGGCTGGTGGCGCTGGCCGCCTCGATCAAGGCCTTCATCGGCTATGGCCATGCGCCCTTCACCGCCTCGTTCTTTTTCCGCGTCCACGGCGCGGAGATCGCCGAGCTGGCCGGGATGTTCGGCCTGAAGTCGGCCGGGTTCCTGGGCCTGGCCCTGGGCCTGATCGGCGGGACGGCCGGCGTGATCGGCGCCTGGCTGGGCGGCGTCTTCGCCGACCGCCTGGGGGCCAAGGACCTGCGGGCCTATGTCACCGTACCGGCCATCGCCTCGGTGATCACGATCCCGATCTTTGTTGTCGCCATGAGCCTCGATGCGCCGATGGCCGCGATCAGCCTGCTGGCCGTCAACGCCCTTCTGGGCACCCTGTGGTACGGCCCCGTCTACGCGACGGCTCAGAGCATCGTCGACCCGGCGTTGCGCGCGACGGCCTCGGCGGTTCTGCTGCTGATCATCAACCTGATCGGCCTTGGCCTGGGCCCGCTGGTCGTCGGCCTGCTGAGCGACATCCTGGCCGGACCGGTGGGGCTGGGCGAGGCGCAGGGCGTGCGCTGGGCGCTGATCCTGTCGGCGACGCTGGGATTGGGCGCCTTCGGACTGTTCTGGGCCGCCCGTAAGACCATCCGAGACGAGATGGTCAGCTGA
- a CDS encoding glutathione S-transferase family protein: MELVIGTKQWSTWSLRPWLALKRAGVDFAEIEVALRRGEATADEIGRISPSRLAPALRDGDLVIWDSLAICEYLAEKFPEAKLWPDDPALRALGRSACAEMHSGFQALRSECPMALDEPPRVLELSEATQKNVRRIVALWTALLARSHGPFLLGAWSIADAFYTPVATRFRTYGVKLADYGDAGAAQAYAERLLETPEFLEWERAALVG, translated from the coding sequence GTGGAACTCGTGATCGGCACCAAGCAGTGGTCCACCTGGTCGCTGCGCCCGTGGCTGGCGCTCAAGCGGGCGGGCGTCGACTTCGCCGAGATCGAGGTCGCGCTTCGTCGCGGCGAAGCCACCGCCGACGAGATCGGCCGCATCTCGCCCAGCCGGCTGGCCCCAGCGCTGCGGGACGGCGATCTGGTGATCTGGGACTCGCTGGCGATCTGCGAGTACCTGGCCGAAAAGTTCCCCGAGGCGAAGCTTTGGCCCGACGATCCGGCGCTGCGCGCGCTGGGGCGTTCGGCGTGCGCGGAGATGCACTCAGGCTTTCAGGCGCTGCGGAGCGAATGCCCGATGGCGCTCGACGAACCGCCCCGTGTGCTTGAGCTTTCCGAAGCGACGCAGAAGAACGTCCGCCGCATCGTGGCGCTGTGGACCGCGCTCCTGGCTCGCTCGCACGGCCCGTTCCTGCTGGGCGCGTGGTCGATCGCCGACGCGTTCTACACGCCGGTGGCGACGCGGTTCAGAACCTATGGCGTCAAGCTGGCCGACTACGGCGACGCCGGCGCGGCCCAGGCCTATGCGGAGCGCCTGCTGGAGACGCCGGAGTTCCTGGAGTGGGAGCGGGCAGCGCTGGTGGGGTGA
- the meaB gene encoding methylmalonyl Co-A mutase-associated GTPase MeaB: MIPTLDIDALEPRLVAGDRAALARAITLVESRRPDHQAAARTLLSRLMPLTGQAQRIGITGVPGAGKSTTIERFGCDLVAAGHKVAVLAVDPSSGRHGGSILGDKTRMEQLSVQPNAFIRPSPSGGALGGVARKTREAMLLCEAAGFDVVIVETVGVGQSETVVADMVDIFLALLIPGGGDELQGIKKGLIELADLLVINKADADPAKAERSARDYRNALHILTPAHPDWTPPVLTASGLTGQGLDVLWTQIQRHREVMTANGARASRRADQDARWMWAMVRDRLEDAFKTAPAVAALVPELETAVRQGEVPASAAADRLLAAFGL; this comes from the coding sequence GTGATCCCCACGCTCGACATCGACGCCTTGGAGCCCCGCCTGGTCGCCGGCGACCGCGCGGCCCTGGCGCGCGCCATCACCCTGGTCGAAAGCCGCCGCCCCGACCATCAGGCCGCCGCGCGCACGCTGCTGTCGCGGCTTATGCCGCTGACGGGCCAAGCGCAGCGGATCGGGATCACCGGCGTGCCGGGCGCGGGCAAGTCGACGACGATCGAGCGGTTCGGCTGCGACCTGGTTGCGGCCGGTCACAAGGTGGCGGTGCTGGCCGTCGATCCCTCGTCAGGCCGTCACGGCGGCTCGATCCTGGGCGACAAGACGCGGATGGAGCAGCTCAGCGTCCAGCCCAACGCCTTCATCCGCCCCTCGCCCTCCGGCGGCGCTCTCGGCGGCGTTGCGCGCAAGACCCGCGAGGCCATGCTGCTGTGCGAAGCCGCCGGCTTCGACGTGGTCATCGTCGAAACCGTGGGCGTGGGTCAGTCCGAGACCGTCGTCGCCGACATGGTCGACATCTTCCTGGCGCTGCTCATTCCCGGCGGCGGCGACGAGTTACAGGGGATCAAGAAAGGCCTGATCGAACTGGCCGACCTCCTGGTCATCAACAAGGCCGACGCCGATCCGGCTAAGGCCGAACGTTCGGCTCGCGACTATCGCAACGCCCTGCATATCCTCACCCCCGCCCATCCGGACTGGACGCCGCCGGTGCTGACGGCGTCGGGTCTCACCGGCCAGGGGCTGGACGTCCTGTGGACGCAGATCCAGCGCCACCGCGAGGTGATGACCGCCAATGGGGCCCGAGCGTCTCGCCGCGCCGACCAGGACGCCCGCTGGATGTGGGCCATGGTCCGCGACCGCTTGGAAGACGCCTTCAAGACCGCCCCGGCCGTGGCGGCGCTGGTTCCGGAGCTGGAGACGGCGGTGCGTCAGGGCGAGGTTCCCGCATCGGCGGCGGCCGACAGGCTGCTGGCGGCGTTTGGGTTGTGA